A part of Podarcis muralis chromosome 13, rPodMur119.hap1.1, whole genome shotgun sequence genomic DNA contains:
- the GIT2 gene encoding ARF GTPase-activating protein GIT2 isoform X6, whose protein sequence is MNEPELPLTSEPRVATNGCPVGCCCGIFLPQRISGLPCGLGTIQDPCWASVNRGVLICDECCSVHRSLGRHISQVRHLKHTPWPTTLLQMLETLYSNGANSIWEHSLLDPASVMSGRRKANPQDKVHPNKAEFIRAKYQMLAFVHRLPCRDDDSVTAKDLSKQLHSSVRTGNLETCLRLLSLGAQANFFHPEKGNTPLHVAAKTGQILQAELLAVYGADPGTQDSSGKTPIDYAKQGGHHELAERLAEIQYELTDRLAFYLCGRKPDHKSGQHFIIPQMADSSLDLSELAKAAKRKLQSLSNHLFEELAMDVYDEVDRRETDAVWLATQNHSTLVTETTVVPFLPVNPEYSSTRNQGRQKLARFNAHEFATLVIDILGDAKRRQQGNPVPSSRENVELILKSVNSQHSTECQDNDQPDYDSVASDEEVDLETSSVKAPRQKSLDSDLSDGPITTQEYLQVKNALVASEMKIQQLMKVNVNLSDELRIMQKKLQTLQSENTSLRRQATTNASLTPAGSEYPDASSHSSLIWRPSVRSSRPMSMYETGSAQKPYLPLAEVSYPEEHITSRLQPFPPHASKLEKQSSLPEGDYDNAVPALEPDETGISRKARQRSTFRQGEGPTSEAKDPDASPSLPSTEDVIRKTEQITKNIQELLRAAQENKHDRPFRHSSAPKLRHSLGCFSPLVPWAERASLQPLTLRQPDPPTTWYSGLCPCLPATSPAQKGSTWQ, encoded by the exons ACCCATGTTGGGCATCAGTTAACAGAGGAGTTCTGATTTGTGATGAATGCTGCAGTGTTCATAGGAGCCTGGGCCGGCACATCTCCCAAGTCAGGCACCTGAAACACACACCGTGGCCCACAACGCTGCTTCAG atGTTGGAAACCTTGTACAGTAATGGGGCTAACTCCATCTGGGAACATTCATTGCTGGATCCTGCATCTGTCATGAGCGGAAGGCGCAAAGCAAACCCCCAGGACAAAGTTCA CCCCAATAAAGCGGAATTCATCAGAGCAAAGTATCAGATGCTGGCCTTTGTTCATCGCTTACCATGTCGGGATGATGACAGTGTGACTGCCAAAGACCTTAGTAAG cAACTCCACTCGAGCGTCAGGACGGGGAACCTGGAGACCTGTTTGCGGCTTCTCTCTCTGGGCGCCCAGGCCAACTTCTTCCATCCA GAGAAAGGGAACACCCCGCTGCACGTAGCTGCCAAGACGGGTCAGATTTTACAAGCGGAGTTGTTGGCGGTGTATGGGGCTGATCCTGGCACACAGGACTCCAGTGGGAAGACACCTATTGACTATGCAAA GCAAGGAGGGCACCATGAGCTGGCAGAACGCCTTGCGGAAATCCAGTACGAGCTCACGGACAGGCTGGCATTCTATCTTTGTGGCAGAAAACCTG ATCACAAAAGTGGACAACATTTTATTATACCTCAAATGGCAGACAG CAGTTTAGATTTGTCAGAACTGGCCAAAGCAGCCAAGAGGAAGCTTCAGTCG ctgaGCAATCACTTGTTTGAAGAGCTCGCCATGGATGTCTATGACGAGGTGGACAGGCGGGAGACGGACGCAG TGTGGCTTGCCACTCAGAACCACAGCACGCTGGTCACCGAGACAACGGTGGTCCCTTTTCTCCCCGTCAATCCCGAGTACTCCTCAACAAGGAACCAG GGAAGGCAAAAGCTGGCTCGCTTTAACGCCCATGAATTTGCAACACTTGTCATAGACATTCTTGGGGATGCCAAGCGAAGGCAGCAAGGGAACCCTGTCCCAAGTTCCAGAG AAAATGTAGAGCTGATCCTGAAGTCTGTCAACAGCCAGCACAGTACAGAGTGTCAGGATAATGACCAGCCTGACTACGACAGCGTTGCCTCTGACGAAGAAGTGGATCTGGAAACAAGCTCAGTCAAGGCACCCCGGCAGAAG AGCCTAGATTCAGACTTGTCGGATGGACCCATCACAACCCAGGAATATCTGCAGGTTAAAAATGCCCTGGTGGCTTCGGAGATGAAAATCCAGCAGTTAATGAAGGTGAACGTCAACTTGAGCGATGAGCTGAGGATCATGCAGAAGAAG CTTCAGACGCTACAGAGTGAGAACACGAGTCTCCGGCGGCAGGCCACAACAAATGCCTCCCTGACTCCCGCTGGCTCTGAGTACCCAGACGCCAGCAGCCACTCTTCCTTGATCTGGCGGCCCTCTGTGCGCAGCAGCCGGCCCATGTCCATGTACGAGACAGGATCAGCCCAGAAGCCCTACTTGCCATTGGCCGAGGTCTCCTACCCAGAGGAGCACATCACGTCGCGGCTGCAGCCGTTCCCTCCCCAC GCATCCAAACTGGAAAAGCAGAGCAGCCTGCCTGAAGGGGATTATGACAATGCCGTTCCTGCGCTGGAGCCCGACGAGACAGG AATCAGCAGGAAGGCCAGGCAGCGAAGCACCTTCCGACAGGGAGAAGGGCCCACCTCCGAGGCCAAGGACCCAGATGCCAGCCCCAGCCTCCCCAGCACAGAGGACGTAATTCGGAAAACAGAGCAGATCACCAAGAACATCCAGGAGCTTCTGCGGGCAGCTCAGGAGAACAAACACGACAG GCCATTCAGGCACAGCAGCGCCCCCAAGCTTAGGCACAGCCTGGGCTGTTTCAGTCCCCTGGTTCCATGGGCCGAGCGAGCTTCTCTGCAGCCTCTGACCCTCCGGCAGCCTGACCCTCCCACCACCTGGTATTCTGGCCTCTGTCCCTGCCTCCCAG